In Staphylococcus saccharolyticus, one genomic interval encodes:
- a CDS encoding peptidoglycan D,D-transpeptidase FtsI family protein yields the protein MLKRLKEKSNDEKTRNTMNKRINFIFGFIIFIFAILVLRLGYLQIAQGSHYKQLIKNDENITVNESIPRGRILDRNGKVLVDNASKMSITYTRNRKTSQQEMLDTAKKLSGLIKMDTDKITERDKKDFWIQIHPAKAKRLMTKEQSLLQDDSITQDQFDEQQRDKVRKKQLDELTKKDLQVLAIYREMNAGSTLDPQTIKNEDVSEKEYAAVSQQLSKLPGINTAMDWDRKYPYGDTLRGIFGDVSTSSEGIPKELTEQYLSKGYSRNDRVGKSYLEYQYEDVLKGTKKQMKYTTDKSGKVINSEVVNPGSRGHDLQLTIDIDLQKKVESLLEKEISSLRSQGAKDMDNALIVVQNPKNGDILAMAGKQIDKQGKLKDYDIGNFTAQFAVGSSVKGGTLLAGYQNNAIKVGETMVDEPLKFQGGLTKRSYFNKDGRVTINDKEALMHSSNVYMFKTALKLAGDPYFSGMPLPNNISEAGQKLRKGLNQVGLGVKTGVDLPNETPGQIEPLTNNPGNYLDLAIGQYDTYTPLQLSQYVSTIANNGYRIQPHIGLSIHESTNKDEAGSLKRKIKGNVLNKVNNSDKELKEVQYGFKMAFNEKDGTGYASFRNTVVPSAGKTGTAEVFQNGESRVNSTYIGYAPIKDPKLSFSIIYTNQPVPPPWLNGGDLGRDVINYYFRDKDKKENKGSDKSSKKTEGHDE from the coding sequence TTGCTAAAAAGATTAAAAGAAAAATCAAACGATGAAAAAACTCGAAACACCATGAATAAGAGGATCAATTTTATTTTTGGTTTTATAATATTTATCTTCGCTATTCTAGTGTTACGTTTAGGTTATTTACAAATCGCACAAGGATCACATTATAAACAATTAATCAAAAACGACGAAAATATTACAGTTAACGAATCAATTCCTAGAGGTCGAATTTTAGATAGAAACGGAAAAGTTTTAGTAGATAATGCATCTAAAATGTCAATTACATACACAAGAAATCGTAAAACTTCTCAACAAGAGATGCTCGATACAGCCAAAAAATTATCTGGCCTTATCAAAATGGATACAGATAAAATTACAGAACGAGATAAAAAGGATTTCTGGATCCAAATTCATCCTGCTAAAGCTAAACGATTAATGACAAAGGAACAATCACTTTTACAAGATGATAGCATAACTCAAGATCAATTTGATGAACAACAAAGAGATAAAGTTAGAAAGAAACAATTAGATGAATTAACTAAAAAAGATCTTCAAGTTTTAGCAATTTATCGCGAAATGAACGCTGGTTCTACTTTAGATCCACAAACAATTAAGAATGAAGATGTTAGCGAAAAAGAATATGCAGCAGTTTCACAGCAACTTTCTAAATTACCTGGAATCAATACTGCAATGGATTGGGACAGAAAGTATCCTTATGGTGATACGTTAAGAGGCATATTTGGAGATGTTTCAACATCTTCAGAAGGTATTCCGAAAGAATTAACTGAACAGTATTTATCTAAAGGTTATTCACGCAATGATCGTGTGGGTAAATCTTATCTTGAGTATCAATATGAAGACGTACTTAAAGGAACTAAAAAGCAGATGAAGTACACTACTGACAAATCTGGTAAAGTCATTAATTCAGAGGTTGTAAATCCTGGTTCAAGAGGTCATGATTTACAACTAACCATTGATATAGACTTGCAAAAAAAGGTTGAATCCTTACTTGAAAAAGAAATTTCATCGCTTAGAAGCCAAGGCGCTAAGGATATGGACAATGCCTTAATTGTCGTTCAGAATCCTAAAAATGGTGATATTTTAGCGATGGCTGGTAAACAAATCGATAAACAAGGCAAACTTAAAGACTATGATATCGGCAACTTCACAGCACAGTTTGCAGTTGGATCTTCAGTTAAAGGTGGTACTTTATTAGCTGGTTATCAAAATAATGCAATTAAAGTTGGAGAAACAATGGTTGATGAACCATTAAAATTTCAAGGTGGCCTAACTAAACGTTCGTACTTTAACAAAGATGGTCGAGTTACTATTAATGATAAAGAAGCACTCATGCACTCATCTAACGTTTATATGTTTAAAACAGCTTTAAAATTAGCTGGAGACCCTTATTTTTCTGGAATGCCATTACCAAATAATATTTCTGAAGCAGGACAAAAACTACGTAAAGGCTTAAATCAAGTTGGTCTAGGAGTTAAAACTGGTGTAGATTTACCTAATGAAACGCCTGGTCAAATTGAACCATTAACGAACAACCCTGGTAATTACCTAGACTTAGCAATTGGACAATACGATACTTATACACCATTACAATTATCCCAATACGTTTCGACAATTGCTAATAACGGCTATAGAATTCAGCCTCATATAGGCTTATCAATACATGAATCAACGAATAAAGATGAAGCCGGTTCTTTAAAACGAAAAATTAAAGGAAATGTACTCAATAAAGTTAATAACTCAGACAAAGAACTAAAAGAAGTTCAATATGGGTTCAAAATGGCCTTTAACGAAAAAGATGGTACTGGTTATGCTAGTTTTAGAAATACTGTTGTTCCATCAGCTGGTAAAACAGGAACTGCAGAAGTCTTTCAAAACGGAGAATCTAGAGTTAACTCAACATACATCGGTTATGCACCTATCAAAGATCCTAAATTATCATTCTCTATTATATATACGAATCAACCCGTACCTCCGCCATGGTTGAATGGTGGAGATTTAGGTAGAGATGTAATTAACTATTACTTTAGAGATAAGGACAAAAAAGAAAATAAAGGCTCAGACAAATCTTCGAAAAAAACAGAAGGACATGATGAATAA
- a CDS encoding DEAD/DEAH box helicase, which produces MEKHPFEYLNLDSNIIEAIKSLNFEKPTEIQNRIIPRILRGTNLIGQSQTGTGKSHSFLLPLMQLIQIDVQEPQAIIVAPTRELAQQLFQAASHLAKFKKGVSVKLFIGGTDVEKDKQRCNQQPQLIIGTPTRINDLAQDGYLHVHLASYLIVDEADLMIDLGLIEDVDFIATKLDDNANLAVFSATIPKSLQPFLNKYLSQPEFVEVDSKSHNKNNIEFYLIPTKGSAKVEKTLKLIDILTPYLCIIFCNSRDNTDELADTLINECIKVGTIHGGLTPRERKQQMKRIRNLDFQYVIASDLASRGIDIEGVSHVINFDVPKDIDFFTHRVGRTGRGNYKGVAITLYSPDEERNISLIEDKGYQFENVDIKNGELKPIKAYNTRQSRQRKDDYLTNEVKHKVRNKSKRKIKPGYKKKFKQEVEKLKRQERKLYSKKQKRQKRKLNKG; this is translated from the coding sequence ATGGAAAAACATCCATTTGAATATTTGAATCTAGATTCAAATATTATTGAGGCAATCAAAAGCCTTAATTTTGAAAAGCCTACAGAAATTCAAAATAGAATTATTCCTAGAATTCTTAGAGGTACCAATTTAATTGGACAATCTCAAACTGGTACAGGAAAATCACATTCTTTCTTATTACCACTTATGCAATTAATTCAAATCGACGTACAAGAACCGCAAGCAATTATTGTTGCACCGACACGCGAACTTGCTCAACAATTGTTCCAAGCAGCTTCACATTTAGCTAAGTTTAAAAAAGGGGTCAGCGTAAAACTTTTTATAGGCGGTACGGATGTCGAAAAAGATAAACAACGATGCAACCAACAACCTCAATTAATTATTGGGACGCCTACAAGAATCAACGACTTAGCACAAGACGGTTATTTACACGTTCATCTGGCTTCCTATTTAATAGTAGATGAAGCAGATTTAATGATTGATTTAGGTTTAATTGAAGATGTTGATTTTATCGCTACCAAATTAGATGACAATGCTAATCTTGCAGTATTTAGTGCAACAATTCCAAAATCATTACAACCATTTTTAAATAAGTATTTAAGTCAACCTGAATTTGTTGAAGTAGATAGTAAATCTCACAATAAAAATAATATTGAATTTTATCTTATTCCAACAAAAGGATCTGCCAAGGTCGAAAAAACTTTAAAGCTTATAGATATTTTAACCCCCTACCTTTGTATTATATTTTGTAATAGCAGAGATAATACAGATGAGTTAGCAGACACATTGATTAATGAATGCATTAAGGTAGGTACGATTCACGGTGGTTTAACTCCAAGAGAACGCAAACAACAAATGAAACGTATACGAAACTTAGATTTCCAATATGTGATTGCGAGCGACCTTGCTTCCAGAGGCATAGACATCGAAGGTGTTAGTCATGTCATTAACTTTGACGTTCCTAAAGACATAGATTTCTTTACACATCGAGTTGGTCGTACAGGTAGAGGAAACTATAAAGGTGTGGCTATTACACTCTACAGTCCAGATGAAGAACGAAATATCTCATTAATTGAAGATAAAGGTTATCAATTTGAAAATGTAGACATTAAAAATGGAGAGCTTAAACCTATAAAAGCATACAACACTAGACAATCTAGACAACGCAAAGATGATTATTTAACTAACGAAGTAAAACACAAAGTAAGAAATAAATCTAAACGTAAAATCAAGCCAGGTTATAAAAAGAAATTTAAACAAGAAGTTGAAAAATTAAAACGCCAAGAGAGAAAACTATATAGCAAAAAGCAAAAGAGACAAAAACGTAAACTTAATAAAGGATAG
- a CDS encoding superoxide dismutase produces MAFELPKLPYAYDALEPHIDKQTMELHHDKHHNTYVTKLNSAVEGTDLEAKSIEEIVANLDNVPSNIQTAVRNNGGGHLNHSLFWELLSPNSEEKGEVVDKIKEQWGSLDEFKKEFADKATARFGSGWAWLVVDNGQLEIVTTLNQDNPLTEGKTPILALDVWEHAYYLKYQNNRPDYISAFWNVVNWEKVDELYQSS; encoded by the coding sequence ATGGCTTTTGAATTACCAAAATTACCTTATGCATATGATGCATTAGAACCACACATCGATAAACAAACTATGGAATTACATCATGACAAACATCACAACACATATGTAACTAAATTAAACTCAGCAGTTGAAGGAACAGATTTAGAAGCTAAATCAATCGAAGAAATTGTTGCTAATTTAGACAATGTCCCATCAAATATTCAAACAGCTGTTCGTAACAATGGCGGTGGACATTTAAACCATTCATTATTCTGGGAATTATTATCACCTAACTCAGAAGAAAAAGGTGAAGTTGTAGATAAAATTAAAGAACAATGGGGTTCTTTAGATGAATTTAAAAAAGAATTTGCGGATAAAGCTACAGCTCGTTTTGGTTCAGGTTGGGCATGGTTAGTAGTAGATAATGGCCAATTAGAGATTGTAACAACACTTAATCAAGACAATCCATTAACTGAAGGGAAAACTCCAATTCTAGCTTTAGATGTTTGGGAACATGCATACTATCTTAAATATCAAAATAATCGTCCAGATTATATCAGTGCTTTCTGGAACGTTGTTAATTGGGAAAAAGTTGACGAACTATACCAAAGCAGCTAA
- the rpoD gene encoding RNA polymerase sigma factor RpoD — translation MSDNQVKIKKQTIDPTLTLEDVKKQLLDKGKKEGHLSHEEIAEKLQNFEMDSDQMDDFFDQLNDNDITLVNEKDSSDTDDKINPNDLSAPPGVKINDPVRMYLKEIGRVNLLSAQEEIELAKRIEQGDEIAKSRLAEANLRLVVSIAKRYVGRGMLFLDLIQEGNMGLIKAVEKFDFSKGFKFSTYATWWIRQAITRAIADQARTIRIPVHMVETINKLIRVQRQLLQDLGRDPAPEEIGEEMDLPPEKVREILKIAQEPVSLETPIGEEDDSHLGDFIEDQEAQSPSDHAAYELLKEQLEDVLDTLTDREENVLRLRFGLDDGRTRTLEEVGKVFGVTRERIRQIEAKALRKLRHPSRSKRLKDFMD, via the coding sequence ATGTCTGATAACCAAGTTAAAATTAAAAAACAAACAATTGATCCGACTTTAACATTAGAAGATGTTAAAAAACAATTACTTGATAAAGGAAAAAAAGAAGGTCATTTAAGTCATGAAGAAATTGCTGAAAAACTTCAGAACTTTGAAATGGATTCAGACCAAATGGATGATTTCTTTGATCAATTAAATGATAATGATATTACTCTTGTTAATGAAAAAGATAGTTCCGATACAGATGATAAAATTAATCCTAATGATTTAAGTGCTCCTCCTGGCGTCAAAATAAACGACCCAGTGCGTATGTATTTAAAGGAAATTGGTAGGGTTAACCTTTTGAGCGCGCAAGAAGAAATCGAACTCGCTAAACGAATTGAGCAGGGTGATGAAATAGCTAAATCACGTCTAGCTGAAGCTAATTTGCGTTTAGTTGTAAGTATTGCTAAAAGATATGTTGGAAGAGGTATGCTATTCCTTGATTTAATTCAAGAAGGGAACATGGGCTTAATTAAAGCTGTTGAAAAATTTGACTTTAGTAAAGGATTTAAATTCTCAACATACGCTACATGGTGGATTAGACAGGCGATTACAAGAGCCATTGCAGACCAAGCTCGCACAATTCGTATTCCTGTGCATATGGTTGAAACAATTAATAAGTTAATTCGTGTTCAACGTCAGTTACTTCAAGATTTAGGTCGAGATCCAGCACCTGAAGAAATTGGTGAAGAAATGGATTTACCTCCTGAAAAAGTTCGTGAAATTTTAAAAATTGCGCAAGAACCAGTTTCTTTAGAAACACCAATTGGTGAAGAAGACGACAGTCATTTAGGAGACTTTATTGAAGATCAAGAAGCTCAAAGTCCTTCAGATCATGCGGCATATGAACTCTTAAAAGAACAACTTGAAGATGTTTTAGATACCTTAACTGATAGAGAAGAAAATGTCCTTCGTTTACGGTTTGGTTTAGATGATGGACGTACAAGAACACTTGAAGAAGTTGGTAAAGTGTTCGGTGTCACTCGTGAACGTATTCGTCAAATTGAGGCTAAAGCTTTAAGAAAACTTAGACATCCTAGCCGTAGTAAAAGACTTAAAGACTTTATGGATTAA
- the rpmG gene encoding 50S ribosomal protein L33, with translation MRVNITLACTECGDRNYISTKNKRNNPERVEMKKFCARDNRHTLHRETK, from the coding sequence ATGCGCGTAAACATAACATTAGCTTGTACTGAATGTGGAGATAGAAATTATATCTCAACAAAAAACAAAAGAAACAATCCAGAGCGTGTAGAAATGAAAAAATTCTGTGCACGTGATAATAGACATACTTTACACCGCGAAACTAAATAA
- a CDS encoding Nif3-like dinuclear metal center hexameric protein, giving the protein MKISKLISILDEHVPFSTAESWDNVGLLIGDANQEVSGILTALDCTKEVVNQAIERQVNTIIAHHPLIFKGINNIVENDGYGLIIRKLIQHNINLIAMHTNLDVHPNGVNKMLADAIELQHIEIFNRQNVPYFKVQTFIPKENVEPFKDKLNELGLAKEGDYEYCFFESSGKGQFKPIGNANPYLGTLDSIEYVNEIKLEFMINEHQRYITEQAILNHHPYETPVYDFIKMQKTTDFGLGIIGELKDAMTLDEFSNFVKDKLKIASLKYTGNPNAVIKNVSIIGGSGIGFEYEAKRMGADIFVTGDIKHHEALDAKIQGVNLLDINHYSEYVMKKGLKQLLENWLFKYEENISISVSDTNTDPFTYK; this is encoded by the coding sequence TTGAAAATAAGTAAATTAATATCAATTTTAGACGAACATGTACCCTTTTCAACAGCAGAATCATGGGATAATGTGGGATTATTAATCGGTGATGCAAATCAAGAGGTTAGTGGTATTCTCACGGCTTTAGATTGCACAAAAGAAGTGGTAAACCAAGCTATAGAAAGACAAGTAAATACAATCATTGCGCATCACCCTTTAATCTTTAAAGGAATAAATAATATTGTGGAAAACGACGGATATGGATTAATCATACGAAAACTTATTCAACACAATATTAACTTAATTGCAATGCATACGAATTTAGATGTACATCCAAATGGGGTTAACAAAATGCTAGCGGATGCTATTGAATTACAACACATTGAAATCTTCAATCGCCAAAATGTCCCGTATTTTAAAGTACAAACGTTTATCCCTAAAGAAAATGTAGAGCCTTTTAAAGATAAACTTAATGAACTCGGATTAGCCAAAGAAGGTGATTACGAATATTGCTTCTTCGAAAGTTCTGGCAAAGGACAATTCAAACCTATAGGTAACGCTAATCCATATTTAGGTACACTCGATAGCATTGAGTATGTAAATGAAATTAAATTAGAATTTATGATTAATGAACATCAACGATATATTACTGAACAAGCAATTTTAAATCATCATCCCTATGAAACACCCGTATATGATTTTATTAAAATGCAAAAAACGACTGATTTCGGTTTAGGTATTATAGGTGAACTTAAAGATGCAATGACCTTAGACGAATTTTCTAATTTTGTTAAAGATAAATTAAAAATTGCTAGCTTAAAATACACAGGAAATCCTAATGCAGTTATTAAGAACGTGTCGATAATTGGGGGTTCTGGTATCGGATTCGAATATGAAGCAAAACGTATGGGTGCAGACATCTTTGTTACTGGAGATATCAAACATCATGAAGCATTAGATGCTAAAATTCAAGGGGTCAATTTATTAGATATTAATCATTACAGTGAATATGTTATGAAAAAAGGGTTAAAACAATTATTAGAAAACTGGTTATTTAAATACGAAGAAAACATTTCAATTAGTGTATCTGATACAAATACAGATCCATTCACTTACAAATAA
- a CDS encoding metal ABC transporter ATP-binding protein: protein MRGENMSSPVFELRNIDYFFDNKHVLENINIKINKGEFLAIVGPNGAGKSTLLKIILGLLPMQKGEIYAEGKLYKGNKTSLKISYVSQKAFAFNAGFPASVKEVVLSGLTKTKKLFQRFNKTDIEKVEHVLNRLNISHLINKNIAELSGGQQQRVLIARALISNPSVLVLDEPTNGIDAKHVSEFYETLERLKRQGITIILVTHDIGVVADTATEVACLNKHLHFHGTTEDFKSLDEVEISKIYGHPIQFIDHQHNRGCCNAEEI from the coding sequence ATGCGAGGTGAAAACATGTCTAGCCCAGTTTTCGAATTACGGAATATAGATTACTTTTTTGATAATAAACATGTACTTGAAAATATTAATATTAAAATTAATAAAGGTGAATTTTTAGCAATCGTTGGTCCTAACGGCGCTGGTAAATCAACATTATTAAAAATTATATTAGGCCTTTTACCTATGCAAAAAGGAGAGATTTATGCAGAAGGAAAGTTGTATAAAGGCAACAAAACATCATTAAAAATTAGTTATGTGTCACAAAAAGCTTTTGCGTTTAATGCAGGCTTTCCAGCAAGTGTTAAAGAAGTAGTGTTAAGCGGTTTAACTAAAACAAAAAAACTTTTTCAAAGGTTCAACAAAACTGATATTGAAAAAGTCGAGCACGTGTTAAACAGGTTAAATATTTCTCATTTAATTAATAAAAATATTGCCGAACTTTCCGGAGGTCAACAACAACGTGTTTTAATAGCTCGCGCTCTTATCTCTAATCCGAGCGTTTTAGTTTTAGATGAACCCACTAATGGTATTGACGCCAAACATGTAAGCGAATTTTATGAAACTTTAGAAAGATTAAAAAGACAAGGTATTACGATTATTTTAGTTACTCATGATATAGGTGTAGTTGCTGATACTGCTACAGAAGTTGCATGTTTAAATAAACATCTTCACTTTCATGGAACTACCGAAGATTTTAAATCATTAGATGAAGTTGAAATTTCAAAAATTTATGGCCATCCTATCCAATTCATAGATCACCAACATAACAGAGGGTGTTGTAATGCTGAAGAAATTTAG
- a CDS encoding Fur family transcriptional regulator encodes MNTNDAIKILKNNGLKYTSKRKDMIDIFVEEDKYVNAKHIQQNMDKDYPGISFDTIYRNLHLFRDLGIIESTELDGEMKFRIACMNHHHHHFICEKCGDTKVIDFCPIEQIKHYLPNVAIHTHKLEVYGICEPCQRKAQ; translated from the coding sequence ATGAATACAAATGATGCTATCAAAATTTTAAAAAATAACGGACTCAAATATACAAGTAAACGTAAAGATATGATTGACATATTTGTAGAAGAAGATAAATACGTCAATGCAAAGCATATTCAACAGAATATGGACAAAGATTATCCTGGAATATCATTTGATACTATTTATAGAAATCTCCATTTATTTAGAGATTTAGGTATTATTGAAAGTACTGAGCTAGATGGTGAAATGAAATTTAGAATTGCGTGTATGAATCACCACCATCATCACTTTATTTGTGAAAAGTGCGGAGATACTAAGGTCATTGATTTTTGTCCTATAGAACAAATTAAACATTATTTACCTAATGTTGCGATTCACACTCATAAATTAGAAGTTTACGGTATTTGTGAACCCTGTCAACGTAAAGCACAATAA
- a CDS encoding tRNA (adenine(22)-N(1))-methyltransferase, with protein MITLNQRLLTVCSHLKDGTLADIGSDHAYLPIYAIQNNLCLHAIAGEVISGPFNAANHNVELHQLNQYIDVRLGDGLTVIGSEEHIDNITICGMGGPLIAKILEEGYHKLTRHPRLILQSNIQTQTLRKILSSLNYEIINEDILEEKGHVYEIVVAEYNPELKCLSKYEEKFGPYLLNNINSTFKKKWIRELKVLEDIKFQLNSTTHHERLEEIECEMNLIQEVLMIENK; from the coding sequence ATGATTACTTTAAATCAAAGACTTTTAACTGTATGTTCACATTTAAAAGATGGAACTTTAGCAGATATTGGTTCAGATCATGCATATTTACCAATTTATGCAATACAAAATAATCTATGTTTACATGCCATTGCAGGTGAAGTAATTAGCGGACCATTTAACGCTGCAAACCATAACGTTGAATTGCATCAATTAAACCAGTACATCGACGTGCGACTAGGAGATGGGCTAACAGTTATAGGCTCTGAAGAACACATCGATAATATCACTATTTGTGGAATGGGTGGGCCTTTAATTGCTAAAATTTTGGAAGAAGGATATCATAAATTAACTCGCCACCCTAGATTAATTTTACAAAGTAATATACAGACACAAACACTAAGAAAAATCTTGTCTTCTCTGAATTACGAAATTATTAACGAAGATATACTTGAAGAAAAAGGACACGTTTATGAAATTGTAGTAGCAGAATATAATCCCGAACTCAAATGTTTGTCTAAATACGAAGAAAAATTTGGCCCATATTTATTAAACAATATAAATTCAACTTTTAAAAAGAAATGGATAAGAGAACTTAAAGTATTAGAAGATATTAAATTTCAATTGAATTCAACAACTCATCATGAGAGACTAGAAGAAATTGAGTGTGAAATGAATTTAATACAAGAGGTGTTAATGATTGAAAATAAGTAA
- a CDS encoding deoxyribonuclease IV yields MLLGSHVSMSGKKMLQGSAEEAHKFGESTFMIYTGAPQNTRRKSIEDLNIDKGHEAMKEYGLSNIVVHAPYIINIANTTKPEVFNLGVEFLQNEIERTQAIGAKDIVLHPGSHVGAGADKGIKKIIEGLNEVLIHDNDVRIALETMAGKGSEIGRSFEEIAQIIDGVTHNEQLSICFDTCHTHDAGYNVKEDFDGILEEFDKIIGIDRIKVVHVNDSKNERGAHKDRHENIGFGHIGFEALNDVVHHNKFKDIPKILETPYVGEDKKNKKPPYKFEIEMLKSQKFDSDLKVKILNQ; encoded by the coding sequence ATGTTATTAGGTTCTCATGTTTCTATGAGTGGTAAAAAGATGTTACAAGGTTCAGCAGAAGAGGCACATAAATTCGGTGAATCTACTTTTATGATTTACACAGGTGCGCCCCAAAATACTAGAAGAAAAAGTATAGAAGATTTAAATATTGATAAAGGTCATGAAGCTATGAAAGAGTATGGCTTATCGAATATTGTAGTGCACGCACCTTATATCATTAATATTGCAAACACAACTAAACCTGAAGTTTTTAATTTGGGTGTTGAGTTTCTACAAAATGAAATTGAGAGAACTCAAGCTATTGGTGCTAAAGACATTGTTTTACATCCTGGTTCTCATGTGGGTGCAGGGGCTGATAAAGGAATTAAAAAAATTATTGAAGGTTTAAATGAAGTTTTAATACATGACAATGATGTAAGAATTGCTCTTGAAACTATGGCTGGTAAAGGTTCTGAAATAGGTCGTTCTTTTGAAGAAATCGCTCAAATTATTGATGGCGTCACACATAATGAGCAATTATCCATATGTTTTGATACATGTCATACTCATGATGCAGGATACAATGTAAAAGAAGATTTTGATGGTATATTGGAAGAATTTGATAAAATCATCGGCATAGATCGTATCAAAGTAGTACATGTTAATGATAGTAAAAATGAGCGTGGCGCCCATAAAGACCGTCATGAAAATATAGGATTTGGACATATCGGTTTCGAGGCTCTAAATGATGTAGTACACCATAATAAATTTAAAGATATTCCTAAAATTTTAGAAACACCTTATGTTGGAGAAGATAAGAAAAATAAAAAGCCTCCATATAAATTCGAAATTGAAATGCTAAAATCACAAAAATTTGATTCTGATCTCAAAGTTAAAATTTTAAATCAATAG
- a CDS encoding metal ABC transporter permease, whose product MIDALLNFDFMRYSLISGVLIGFIAPLIGAFIVVRRLSLIADALSHVTLGGISFGMFILTIIPVLSLINPMWFGILFAVIGALLIEKLRTSFSNYQEIAIPIIMSAGIALSAIFISLADGFNQEIVGLLFGSISAVNISDLLTIIVIAILVVLFIILFYKELFILSFDEEYSQVIGIPKWIQFLFIIIVAMVISASMRVVGILLVSALISLPIAISMRITKGFKQLILVSVVLGELSIILGLVIAFYMNISPGGVIVVLLVIMLVVTMAYQKIKVKFKKGAIQNEYK is encoded by the coding sequence TTGATAGATGCGTTATTAAACTTTGATTTTATGAGGTACTCTCTGATTAGCGGTGTTTTAATCGGTTTTATTGCACCTTTGATAGGAGCATTTATAGTTGTTAGAAGACTATCTTTAATAGCCGATGCATTAAGTCACGTCACATTAGGCGGTATCTCTTTTGGTATGTTTATATTGACAATCATACCTGTACTATCTCTAATCAATCCTATGTGGTTTGGTATTTTATTTGCAGTGATTGGAGCATTGTTAATAGAGAAATTAAGAACTTCATTTTCGAATTATCAGGAAATAGCTATACCTATCATTATGAGTGCAGGGATTGCACTCAGTGCCATATTTATTTCTTTAGCTGATGGATTTAATCAAGAGATTGTCGGTTTATTGTTTGGCTCAATTAGTGCTGTTAATATTAGTGATTTATTAACAATTATTGTCATAGCAATTCTTGTTGTTCTTTTTATAATCTTGTTTTACAAAGAACTATTTATTTTATCCTTCGATGAAGAGTATAGTCAGGTAATTGGCATACCAAAGTGGATTCAGTTTTTATTTATTATTATTGTAGCTATGGTTATTTCTGCTTCAATGAGAGTGGTTGGTATTTTATTAGTAAGTGCCTTAATTTCGCTTCCAATTGCTATTTCAATGAGAATAACTAAAGGGTTTAAACAATTAATACTAGTTAGTGTCGTGTTAGGGGAACTCTCAATTATTCTAGGTTTAGTTATTGCATTTTATATGAACATTTCACCTGGTGGTGTTATTGTAGTATTATTAGTAATCATGCTTGTTGTAACTATGGCTTACCAAAAAATAAAAGTTAAGTTTAAAAAGGGAGCAATTCAAAATGAATACAAATGA